Proteins encoded in a region of the Anopheles ziemanni chromosome 2, idAnoZiCoDA_A2_x.2, whole genome shotgun sequence genome:
- the LOC131294402 gene encoding uncharacterized protein LOC131294402 gives MCERKPPIALLAYAPCAVFICLLAVRTTLCVPTHFMETERYRYSVDLDAEQTEARYDQGMLSDIINDNDRGELQKAESCMVDNFKYDHGQKLQRLDPCEICLCIDGEIFCWWKQCDPLLKTSHEYEEDHLAESSPILDHPSLGTAAELSTIINAANATNESANGSTRLSLADTLSDSGTTAFSSTVALSTPSSHGRDGDATILEPSVRHGSAGHLQDALEGIPQNILSFPQSPPIMMYRPISSGPVTASNPTRDDKDQVGGRKKEGKGKGVGHKKAKEHKKSAKAQPSKGYAFDVKRKPTVSIASDALPRKDIGVTESDRSVREKETTEPVHQQPTSEEASVSEPEQFGGYGFGMIHEPESDHSSQQRGRDRDVPQHYIITSSGHVEMFDDSGTIGGPEIGSDHQDVLSFDGRVSSPVLQDHGSASESASEDSSGTDSDETDESKANDDGGPVAPAIMLTTNVTQGKYSVRSSTTIPPAPPSSVIDILNTTTLETDYGEGTNHSELIYPEVPSENTQETAGSSSGSISSSSSTTRSPTESTAENVTQEEPHCVVLGVTYPVGAEVKKVGLCMYCVCEAGPDYDSSPRVSCTRLNCPPLILPDMLDEAGY, from the exons ATGTGTGAAAGAAAGCCGCCAATCGCGCTGTTGGCTTACGCGCCGTGTGCTGTGTTTATATGTTTACTGGCAGTCAGGACAACGTTATGCG TGCCAACACACTTCATGGAAACGGAGCGTTACAGGTACAGCGTGGACCTGGACGCGGAACAGACCGAAGCCCGGTACGATCAGGGCATGCTGTCCGACATCATTAACGATAACGATCGTGGCGAGCTGCAGAAGGCGGAATCGTGCATGGTGGATAACTTCAAATATGACCACGGCCAAAAG CTACAAAGGCTTGATCCGTGCGAGATATGCCTCTGCATTGATGGTGAAATATTCTGCTGGTGGAAGCAATGTG ATCCACTGCTGAAAACGAGTCATGAGTACGAAGAGGATCACTTAGCCGAGTCCTCGCCGATACTGGACCATCCCTCGCTCGGAACGGCTGCAGAACTTTCCACCATCATAAACGCGGCAAACGCCACAAATGAATCCGCCAACGGTTCGACACGACTGTCCCTTGCCGATACGCTCAGCGATAGCGGCACGACGGCGTTCAGCAGCACGGTGGCACTTTCAACACCATCCTCACATGGACGCGATGGCGATGCTACGATTCTGGAACCGAGTGTCCGCCACGGATCCGCCGGTCATCTGCAAGACGCCCTCGAGGGCATACCACAGAACATTCTTAGCTTTCCACAGTCCCCGCCGATCATGATGTACCGGCCGATCTCGAGCGGACCGGTGACCGCTAGCAATCCAACCCGAGATGACAAGGACCAAGTGGGAGGACGGAAAAAGGAGGGCAAAGGAAAGGGCGTTGGTCATAAGAAAGCGAAGGAGCACAAAAAGTCAGCCAAGGCTCAGCCATCGAAGGGATATGCGTTCGATGTGAAGCGAAAACCAACCGTCTCCATTGCCAGTGATGCACTTCCACGGAAGGACATTGGAGTGACCGAGTCGGATCGTAGTGTGCGTGAGAAGGAAACCACAGAACCGGTGCATCAGCAGCCGACAAGTGAGGAAGCATCGGTTTCGGAACCGGAACAGTTCGGTGGCTATGGGTTCGGAATGATTCACGAGCCGGAGTCGGATCACAGTTCACAACAGCGTGGCCGGGATCGGGACGTACCGCAGCACTACATCATCACCTCGTCGGGACACGTGGAGATGTTTGACGATAGTGGCACAATCGGCGGCCCTGAGATCGGCTCGGATCACCAGGATGTGCTCAGCTTCGACGGTCGCGTCTCGTCGCCAGTTTTGCAAGACCACGGATCCGCCAGTGAGTCCGCGAGCGAGGACTCCAGTGGAACGGACAGTGATGAGACCGATGAGAGTAAAGCGAATGACGACGGAGGACCGGTTGCACCGGCGATCATGCTAACCACGAACGTAACCCAGGGAAAGTACAGCGTCCGGTCGAGCACGACGATTCCGCCAGCACCGCCGTCTTCCGTGATCGACATCCTGAACACGACGACACTGGAGACAGATTACGGCGAGGGAACGAATCATTCGGAATTGATCTACCCCGAGGTTCCGTCGGAAAATACCCAAGAAACCGCCGGAAGTAGTAGCGGTAGTATaagcagcagtagtagtacGACAAGATCACCGACGGAGAGCACTGCAGAGAATGTGACGCAAGAAGAACCACACTGCGTTGTTTTAG GCGTCACGTATCCGGTCGGAGCCGAAGTCAAGAAGGTGGGCCTCTGTATGTACTGCGTCTGTGAAGCCGGCCCGGACTATGACAGTTCACCGCGGGTGTCCTGCACGCGCCTCAACTGTCCACCCTTGATACTGCCCGACATGCTGGACGAGGCCGGATATTAG